In the Quercus lobata isolate SW786 chromosome 5, ValleyOak3.0 Primary Assembly, whole genome shotgun sequence genome, one interval contains:
- the LOC115990778 gene encoding uncharacterized protein LOC115990778, whose product MEEVGSSQSSLEDQIDQFHFAEEGEVLDRPVELSGSDSDLDRVSAAPNLGLVTQQIFIAEEWAKKAREDLHNEAKSRLGAETAAGDLRQEKDRLSSEAKEAQRARASAEAGHKNVTKQAEDLRQQLRQFEEKLATEKQAVSNLKAKLAKVKDEARLAREAAKKAVATSYDRGVRDTEIRLTEKVAAVCRDYITMSWGVALDRAAVPADSDLRKVENIFFPEDIREIPDAVAPEEPLSTKALASDSPMPEAVDAQPAAKDKSPEDSLSIRDVVAQAKEAVPGPQAADDQPEPTQGLDLGK is encoded by the exons ATGGAAGAAGTTGGTTCCTCGCAATCGTCGTTGGAGGATCAGATAGATCAGTTCCACTTCGCCGAGGAGGGAGAGGTATTGGACAGGCCAGTAGAGCTTTCAGGCTCCGATTCAGACCTAGACCGAGTCTCGGCAGCTCCCAATCTTGGTTTG GTCACTCAACAAATTTTCATTGCCGAGGAGTGGGCCAAGAAGGCTCGCGAGGACCTGCACAATGAGGCTAAGTCCCGCCTCGGTGCTGAGACTGCTGCCGGCGACCTTAGGCAGGAAAAGGATCGCCTAAGCAGCGAGGCAAAGGAGGCGCAGAGGGCTCGCGCGAGCGCCGAGGCCGGACATAAGAACGTCACCAAGCAGGCTGAGGATCTGCGCCAACAACTCCGCCAGTTCGAGGAAAAACTCGCGACAGAGAAGCAGGCGGTCTCAAATCTCAAGGCCAAGCTTGCAAAGGTCAAGGATGAGGCCCGCTTGGCCAGGGAGGCAGCCAAGAAAGCGGTGGCGACCTCATATGATCGCGGAGTCAGAGACACTGAGATTAGGCTGACCGAGAAGGTGGCCGCTGTATGCAGGGACTACATCACCATGTCTTGGGGTGTAGCCTTGGATCGGGCAGCAGTTCCAGCGGACTCCGATCTCCGGAAAGTTGAGAATATCTTTTTTCCGGAGGATATTCGTGAGATTCCGGACGCGGTTGCCCCTGAGGAGCCTCTCTCAACGAAGGCCTTAGCCTCGGACTCTCCTATGCCTGAAGCTGTGGATGCGCAGCCGGCCGCGAAGGACAAGTCGCCCGAGGACAGTCTCTCAATCAGGGATGTTGTCGCGCAGGCTAAGGAGGCTGTTCCGGGACCCCAGGCAGCAGATGATCAACCCGAGCCTACTCAGGGTTTAGACTTAGGAAAGTAG
- the LOC115992453 gene encoding gibberellin 2-beta-dioxygenase, which yields MVVASQPALNHSSQIKTCKPTSLFTGIPVVDLSDPKAKSLIVKAFEEFGIFKLVNHGIPMEVINKLEVESLRFFNLPQPEKDRASPPDPYGYGSKRIGPNGDVGWIEYILLNTNPDVMSHKSLSIFQQSPEIFHSAVNDYISAVKKMTCEVLELIADGLGLEARNMLSRFLRNEKSDSCFRLNHYPPCPELQALSGRNLIGFGEHTDPQIISVLRSNNTSGLQICLRDGTWVSVPPDRSSFFINVGDSLQVMTNGRFKSVKHRVLTDNTNPRISMIYFGGPPLNEKIVPLPSLVAEGEESLYKEFTWWEYKKSAYKSRLGDYRLGPFEKTASQ from the exons ATGGTGGTTGCGTCTCAACCAGCATTAAACCATAGCTCTCAAATCAAAACATGCAAGCCCACCAGCTTGTTCACTGGAATTCCAGTGGTGGACCTCTCAGACCCTAAGGCCAAGAGCCTCATAGTCAAGGCGTTTGAGGAGTTTGGGATTTTCAAGCTTGTAAATCATGGAATCCCAATGGAGGTCATAAACAAGTTGGAAGTTGAGTCCCTTAGGTTCTTCAATTTGCCTCAGCCTGAGAAAGACAGGGCGAGCCCTCCTGATCCATATGGCTATGGCAGCAAGAGAATTGGCCCAAACGGTGATGTGGGTTGGATTGAATATATCCTCCTCAATACCAATCCTGATGTCATGTCCCACAAATCACTCTCCATTTTCCAACAAAGCCCAGAAATTTTCCA CTCTGCTGTGAATGATTATATTTCAGCTGTGAAGAAAATGACTTGTGAAGTACTGGAATTGATAGCCGATGGTTTGGGGCTTGAGGCAAGGAATATGTTGAGCAGGTTTTTGAGGAATGAGAAAAGTGACTCTTGCTTCAGGCTAAACCACTATCCACCATGCCCAGAACTCCAAGCGTTGAGTGGACGAAATTTGATTGGATTTGGGGAGCACACAGACCCGCAGATAATTTCTGTCCTAAGATCTAACAACACCTCAGGACTTCAAATCTGTCTGAGAGATGGGACATGGGTGTCAGTGCCACCTGATCGCTCTTCTTTTTTCATCAATGTTGGTGATTCCTTGCAG GTAATGACTAATGGGAGGTTTAAGAGTGTGAAGCATAGGGTTTTGACTGATAATACAAACCCAAGGATTTCAATGATCTACTTTGGAGGGCCACCTTTAAATGAAAAGATAGTACCTTTACCCTCACTTGTGGCAGAAGGAGAAGAAAGCTTGTACAAGGAGTTCACATGGTGGGAATATAAAAAGTCTGCATACAAGTCAAGGTTGGGTGATTATAGGCTAGGTCCCTTTGAGAAAACTGCCAGCCAATGA